One genomic segment of Macaca fascicularis isolate 582-1 chromosome 19, T2T-MFA8v1.1 includes these proteins:
- the CPT1C gene encoding palmitoyl thioesterase CPT1C isoform X25 codes for MSSPTKTWLALVRIFSGRHPMLFSYQRSLPRQPVPSVQDTVRKYLESVRPVLSDEDFDWTAVLAQEFLRLQASLLQWYLRLKSWWASNYVSDWWEEFVYLRSRNPLMVNSNYYMMDFLYVTPTPLQAARAGNAVHALLLYRHRLNRQEIPPTLLMGMRPLCSAQYEKIFNTTRIPGVQKDYIRHLHDSQHVAVFHRGRFFRVGTHSRNSLLSPRALEQQFQRILDDPSPACPHEEHLAALTAAPRGTWAQVRRSLKTQAAEALEAVEGAAFFVSLDAEPAGLTREDPAASLDAYAHALLAGRGHDRWFDKSFTLIVFSNGKLGLSVEHSWADCPISGHMWEFTLATECFQLGYSTDGHCKGHLDPTLPRPQRLQWDLPDQIHSSISLALRGAKILSENVDCHVFPFSLFGKSFIRRCHLSSDSFIQIALQLAHFRDRGQFCLTYESAMTRLFLEGRTETVRSCTREACNFVRAMEDKEKTDPQCLALFRVAVDKHQALLKAAMSGQGVDRHLFALYVVSRFLHLQSPFLTQADDHGYGVSYIFMGDDMITFHISSKKSSTKTDSHRLGQHIEDALLDVASLFQAGQHFKRRFRGSGKEDSRHRCGFLSRQTGASKTSMTSTYF; via the exons ATGTCCTCCCCCACCAAGACCTGGCTG GCCCTGGTCCGCATCTTCTCCGGCCGCCACCCGATGCTGTTCAGTTACCAGCGCTCCCTGCCGCGCCAGCCCGTGCCCTCTGTGCAGGACACCGTGCGCAAG TACCTGGAGTCGGTCCGGCCCGTCCTCTCCGACGAGGACTTCGACTGGACCGCGGTCCTGGCGCAGGAATTCCTGAGGCTGCAGGCGTCGCTGTTGCAGTGGTACCTGAGGCTCAAGTCCTGGTGGGCGTCCAATTAT gtCAGTGACTGGTGGGAGGAATTTGTGTACCTGCGCTCCCGAAATCCGCTGATGGTGAACAGCAACTATTACATGATG GACTTCCTGTATGTCACACCCACGCCTCTGCAGGCAGCTCGCGCTGGGAATGCCGTGCACGCCCTCCTCCTGTACCGCCACCGCCTGAACCGCCAGGAGATACCCCCG ACTTTGCTAATGGGAATGCGTCCCTTATGCTCTGCCCAGTATGAGAAGATCTTCAACACCACGCGGATTCCAGGGGTCCAAAAAG ACTACATCCGCCACCTCCATGACAGCCAACACGTGGCTGTCTTCCACCGGGGCCGATTCTTCCGCGTGGGGACCCACTCCCGAAACAGCCTGCTTTCCCCGAGGGCCCTGGAGCAGCAGTTTCAGCGAATCCTGGACGATCCCTCACCAGCCTGCCCCCACGAGGAACATCTGGCTGCTCTGACCGCTGCTCCCAG GGGCACGTGGGCCCAGGTGCGAAGGTCCCTGAAGacccaggcagcagaggcccTGGAGGCAGTGGAAGGGGCTGCTTTCTTTGTGTCACTGGACGCTGAGCCCGCGGGGCTCACCAGGGAGGACCCAGCAGCGTCGTTGGATGCCTATGCCCATGCCCTGCTGGCTGGCCGGGGCCATGACCG CTGGTTTGACAAATCCTTCACCCTAATCGTCTTCTCTAACGGGAAGCTGGGCCTCAGCGTGGAGCACTCCTGGGCCGACTGCCCCATCTCAGGACACATGTGGGAG TTCACTCTGGCTACAGAATGCTTTCAGCTGGGCTACTCAACAGACGGCCACTGCAAGGGGCACCTGGACCCCACACTACCCCGGCCCCAGCGGCTGCAATGGGACCTTCCAGACCAG ATCCACTCCTCCATCTCTCTAGCCCTGAGGGGAGCCAAGATCTTGTCTGAAAATGTCGACTGCCATGTCTTTCCATTCTCCCTATTTGGCAAGAGCTTCATCCGACGCTGCCACCTGTCTTCAGACAGCTTCATCCAGATCGCCTTGCAACTGGCCCACTTCCGG GACAGGGGTCAATTCTGCCTGACTTATGAGTCGGCCATGACTCGCTTATTCCTGGAAGGCCGGACGGAGACGGTGCGATCTTGCACGAGGGAGGCCTGCAACTTTGTGAGGGCCATGGAGGACAAAGAGAAGACG GACCCACAGTGCCTTGCCCTGTTTCGCGTGGCAGTGGACAAGCACCAGGCTCTGCTGAAGGCAGCCATGAGCGGGCAGGGAGTCGACCGCCACCTCTTTGCGCTCTACGTCGTGTCCCGATTCCTCCACCTGCAGTCGCCCTTCCTGACCCAG GCTGATGACCATGGTTATGGTGTTTCTTATATCTTCATGGGGGATGACATGATCACCTTCCACATCTCCAGCAAAAAATCAAGCACAAAAACG GATTCCCACAGGCTGGGGCAGCACATTGAGGACGCACTGTTGGATGTGGCCTCCCTGTTCCAGGCGGGACAGCATTTTAAGCGCCGGTTCAGAGGGTCAGGGAAGGAGGACTCCAGGCACAGGTGTGGATTTCTCTCCCGCCAGACTGGGGCCTCCAAGACATCAATGACATCCACCTACTTCTGA
- the CPT1C gene encoding palmitoyl thioesterase CPT1C isoform X26, with translation MLFSYQRSLPRQPVPSVQDTVRKYLESVRPVLSDEDFDWTAVLAQEFLRLQASLLQWYLRLKSWWASNYDFLYVTPTPLQAARAGNAVHALLLYRHRLNRQEIPPTLLMGMRPLCSAQYEKIFNTTRIPGVQKDYIRHLHDSQHVAVFHRGRFFRVGTHSRNSLLSPRALEQQFQRILDDPSPACPHEEHLAALTAAPRGTWAQVRRSLKTQAAEALEAVEGAAFFVSLDAEPAGLTREDPAASLDAYAHALLAGRGHDRWFDKSFTLIVFSNGKLGLSVEHSWADCPISGHMWEFTLATECFQLGYSTDGHCKGHLDPTLPRPQRLQWDLPDQIHSSISLALRGAKILSENVDCHVFPFSLFGKSFIRRCHLSSDSFIQIALQLAHFRDRGQFCLTYESAMTRLFLEGRTETVRSCTREACNFVRAMEDKEKTDPQCLALFRVAVDKHQALLKAAMSGQGVDRHLFALYVVSRFLHLQSPFLTQVHSEQWQLSTSQIPVQQMHLFDVYNYPDYVSSGGGFGPADDHGYGVSYIFMGDDMITFHISSKKSSTKTDSHRLGQHIEDALLDVASLFQAGQHFKRRFRGSGKEDSRHRCGFLSRQTGASKTSMTSTYF, from the exons ATGCTGTTCAGTTACCAGCGCTCCCTGCCGCGCCAGCCCGTGCCCTCTGTGCAGGACACCGTGCGCAAG TACCTGGAGTCGGTCCGGCCCGTCCTCTCCGACGAGGACTTCGACTGGACCGCGGTCCTGGCGCAGGAATTCCTGAGGCTGCAGGCGTCGCTGTTGCAGTGGTACCTGAGGCTCAAGTCCTGGTGGGCGTCCAATTAT GACTTCCTGTATGTCACACCCACGCCTCTGCAGGCAGCTCGCGCTGGGAATGCCGTGCACGCCCTCCTCCTGTACCGCCACCGCCTGAACCGCCAGGAGATACCCCCG ACTTTGCTAATGGGAATGCGTCCCTTATGCTCTGCCCAGTATGAGAAGATCTTCAACACCACGCGGATTCCAGGGGTCCAAAAAG ACTACATCCGCCACCTCCATGACAGCCAACACGTGGCTGTCTTCCACCGGGGCCGATTCTTCCGCGTGGGGACCCACTCCCGAAACAGCCTGCTTTCCCCGAGGGCCCTGGAGCAGCAGTTTCAGCGAATCCTGGACGATCCCTCACCAGCCTGCCCCCACGAGGAACATCTGGCTGCTCTGACCGCTGCTCCCAG GGGCACGTGGGCCCAGGTGCGAAGGTCCCTGAAGacccaggcagcagaggcccTGGAGGCAGTGGAAGGGGCTGCTTTCTTTGTGTCACTGGACGCTGAGCCCGCGGGGCTCACCAGGGAGGACCCAGCAGCGTCGTTGGATGCCTATGCCCATGCCCTGCTGGCTGGCCGGGGCCATGACCG CTGGTTTGACAAATCCTTCACCCTAATCGTCTTCTCTAACGGGAAGCTGGGCCTCAGCGTGGAGCACTCCTGGGCCGACTGCCCCATCTCAGGACACATGTGGGAG TTCACTCTGGCTACAGAATGCTTTCAGCTGGGCTACTCAACAGACGGCCACTGCAAGGGGCACCTGGACCCCACACTACCCCGGCCCCAGCGGCTGCAATGGGACCTTCCAGACCAG ATCCACTCCTCCATCTCTCTAGCCCTGAGGGGAGCCAAGATCTTGTCTGAAAATGTCGACTGCCATGTCTTTCCATTCTCCCTATTTGGCAAGAGCTTCATCCGACGCTGCCACCTGTCTTCAGACAGCTTCATCCAGATCGCCTTGCAACTGGCCCACTTCCGG GACAGGGGTCAATTCTGCCTGACTTATGAGTCGGCCATGACTCGCTTATTCCTGGAAGGCCGGACGGAGACGGTGCGATCTTGCACGAGGGAGGCCTGCAACTTTGTGAGGGCCATGGAGGACAAAGAGAAGACG GACCCACAGTGCCTTGCCCTGTTTCGCGTGGCAGTGGACAAGCACCAGGCTCTGCTGAAGGCAGCCATGAGCGGGCAGGGAGTCGACCGCCACCTCTTTGCGCTCTACGTCGTGTCCCGATTCCTCCACCTGCAGTCGCCCTTCCTGACCCAG GTCCATTCGGAGCAGTGGCAGCTGTCCACCAGCCAGATCCCTGTCCAGCAAATGCATCTGTTTGACGTCTACAATTACCCGGACTATGTTTCTTCGGGCGGTGGATTCGGGCCT GCTGATGACCATGGTTATGGTGTTTCTTATATCTTCATGGGGGATGACATGATCACCTTCCACATCTCCAGCAAAAAATCAAGCACAAAAACG GATTCCCACAGGCTGGGGCAGCACATTGAGGACGCACTGTTGGATGTGGCCTCCCTGTTCCAGGCGGGACAGCATTTTAAGCGCCGGTTCAGAGGGTCAGGGAAGGAGGACTCCAGGCACAGGTGTGGATTTCTCTCCCGCCAGACTGGGGCCTCCAAGACATCAATGACATCCACCTACTTCTGA
- the CPT1C gene encoding palmitoyl thioesterase CPT1C isoform X24, producing the protein MLFSYQRSLPRQPVPSVQDTVRKYLESVRPVLSDEDFDWTAVLAQEFLRLQASLLQWYLRLKSWWASNYVSDWWEEFVYLRSRNPLMVNSNYYMMAARAGNAVHALLLYRHRLNRQEIPPTLLMGMRPLCSAQYEKIFNTTRIPGVQKDYIRHLHDSQHVAVFHRGRFFRVGTHSRNSLLSPRALEQQFQRILDDPSPACPHEEHLAALTAAPRGTWAQVRRSLKTQAAEALEAVEGAAFFVSLDAEPAGLTREDPAASLDAYAHALLAGRGHDRWFDKSFTLIVFSNGKLGLSVEHSWADCPISGHMWEFTLATECFQLGYSTDGHCKGHLDPTLPRPQRLQWDLPDQIHSSISLALRGAKILSENVDCHVFPFSLFGKSFIRRCHLSSDSFIQIALQLAHFRDRGQFCLTYESAMTRLFLEGRTETVRSCTREACNFVRAMEDKEKTDPQCLALFRVAVDKHQALLKAAMSGQGVDRHLFALYVVSRFLHLQSPFLTQVHSEQWQLSTSQIPVQQMHLFDVYNYPDYVSSGGGFGPADDHGYGVSYIFMGDDMITFHISSKKSSTKTDSHRLGQHIEDALLDVASLFQAGQHFKRRFRGSGKEDSRHRCGFLSRQTGASKTSMTSTYF; encoded by the exons ATGCTGTTCAGTTACCAGCGCTCCCTGCCGCGCCAGCCCGTGCCCTCTGTGCAGGACACCGTGCGCAAG TACCTGGAGTCGGTCCGGCCCGTCCTCTCCGACGAGGACTTCGACTGGACCGCGGTCCTGGCGCAGGAATTCCTGAGGCTGCAGGCGTCGCTGTTGCAGTGGTACCTGAGGCTCAAGTCCTGGTGGGCGTCCAATTAT gtCAGTGACTGGTGGGAGGAATTTGTGTACCTGCGCTCCCGAAATCCGCTGATGGTGAACAGCAACTATTACATGATG GCAGCTCGCGCTGGGAATGCCGTGCACGCCCTCCTCCTGTACCGCCACCGCCTGAACCGCCAGGAGATACCCCCG ACTTTGCTAATGGGAATGCGTCCCTTATGCTCTGCCCAGTATGAGAAGATCTTCAACACCACGCGGATTCCAGGGGTCCAAAAAG ACTACATCCGCCACCTCCATGACAGCCAACACGTGGCTGTCTTCCACCGGGGCCGATTCTTCCGCGTGGGGACCCACTCCCGAAACAGCCTGCTTTCCCCGAGGGCCCTGGAGCAGCAGTTTCAGCGAATCCTGGACGATCCCTCACCAGCCTGCCCCCACGAGGAACATCTGGCTGCTCTGACCGCTGCTCCCAG GGGCACGTGGGCCCAGGTGCGAAGGTCCCTGAAGacccaggcagcagaggcccTGGAGGCAGTGGAAGGGGCTGCTTTCTTTGTGTCACTGGACGCTGAGCCCGCGGGGCTCACCAGGGAGGACCCAGCAGCGTCGTTGGATGCCTATGCCCATGCCCTGCTGGCTGGCCGGGGCCATGACCG CTGGTTTGACAAATCCTTCACCCTAATCGTCTTCTCTAACGGGAAGCTGGGCCTCAGCGTGGAGCACTCCTGGGCCGACTGCCCCATCTCAGGACACATGTGGGAG TTCACTCTGGCTACAGAATGCTTTCAGCTGGGCTACTCAACAGACGGCCACTGCAAGGGGCACCTGGACCCCACACTACCCCGGCCCCAGCGGCTGCAATGGGACCTTCCAGACCAG ATCCACTCCTCCATCTCTCTAGCCCTGAGGGGAGCCAAGATCTTGTCTGAAAATGTCGACTGCCATGTCTTTCCATTCTCCCTATTTGGCAAGAGCTTCATCCGACGCTGCCACCTGTCTTCAGACAGCTTCATCCAGATCGCCTTGCAACTGGCCCACTTCCGG GACAGGGGTCAATTCTGCCTGACTTATGAGTCGGCCATGACTCGCTTATTCCTGGAAGGCCGGACGGAGACGGTGCGATCTTGCACGAGGGAGGCCTGCAACTTTGTGAGGGCCATGGAGGACAAAGAGAAGACG GACCCACAGTGCCTTGCCCTGTTTCGCGTGGCAGTGGACAAGCACCAGGCTCTGCTGAAGGCAGCCATGAGCGGGCAGGGAGTCGACCGCCACCTCTTTGCGCTCTACGTCGTGTCCCGATTCCTCCACCTGCAGTCGCCCTTCCTGACCCAG GTCCATTCGGAGCAGTGGCAGCTGTCCACCAGCCAGATCCCTGTCCAGCAAATGCATCTGTTTGACGTCTACAATTACCCGGACTATGTTTCTTCGGGCGGTGGATTCGGGCCT GCTGATGACCATGGTTATGGTGTTTCTTATATCTTCATGGGGGATGACATGATCACCTTCCACATCTCCAGCAAAAAATCAAGCACAAAAACG GATTCCCACAGGCTGGGGCAGCACATTGAGGACGCACTGTTGGATGTGGCCTCCCTGTTCCAGGCGGGACAGCATTTTAAGCGCCGGTTCAGAGGGTCAGGGAAGGAGGACTCCAGGCACAGGTGTGGATTTCTCTCCCGCCAGACTGGGGCCTCCAAGACATCAATGACATCCACCTACTTCTGA
- the CPT1C gene encoding palmitoyl thioesterase CPT1C isoform X22 — protein sequence MLFSYQRSLPRQPVPSVQDTVRKYLESVRPVLSDEDFDWTAVLAQEFLRLQASLLQWYLRLKSWWASNYVSDWWEEFVYLRSRNPLMVNSNYYMMDFLYVTPTPLQAARAGNAVHALLLYRHRLNRQEIPPTLLMGMRPLCSAQYEKIFNTTRIPGVQKDYIRHLHDSQHVAVFHRGRFFRVGTHSRNSLLSPRALEQQFQRILDDPSPACPHEEHLAALTAAPRGTWAQVRRSLKTQAAEALEAVEGAAFFVSLDAEPAGLTREDPAASLDAYAHALLAGRGHDRWFDKSFTLIVFSNGKLGLSVEHSWADCPISGHMWEFTLATECFQLGYSTDGHCKGHLDPTLPRPQRLQWDLPDQIHSSISLALRGAKILSENVDCHVFPFSLFGKSFIRRCHLSSDSFIQIALQLAHFRDRGQFCLTYESAMTRLFLEGRTETVRSCTREACNFVRAMEDKEKTDPQCLALFRVAVDKHQALLKAAMSGQGVDRHLFALYVVSRFLHLQSPFLTQVHSEQWQLSTSQIPVQQMHLFDVYNYPDYVSSGGGFGPADDHGYGVSYIFMGDDMITFHISSKKSSTKTDSHRLGQHIEDALLDVASLFQAGQHFKRRFRGSGKEDSRHRCGFLSRQTGASKTSMTSTYF from the exons ATGCTGTTCAGTTACCAGCGCTCCCTGCCGCGCCAGCCCGTGCCCTCTGTGCAGGACACCGTGCGCAAG TACCTGGAGTCGGTCCGGCCCGTCCTCTCCGACGAGGACTTCGACTGGACCGCGGTCCTGGCGCAGGAATTCCTGAGGCTGCAGGCGTCGCTGTTGCAGTGGTACCTGAGGCTCAAGTCCTGGTGGGCGTCCAATTAT gtCAGTGACTGGTGGGAGGAATTTGTGTACCTGCGCTCCCGAAATCCGCTGATGGTGAACAGCAACTATTACATGATG GACTTCCTGTATGTCACACCCACGCCTCTGCAGGCAGCTCGCGCTGGGAATGCCGTGCACGCCCTCCTCCTGTACCGCCACCGCCTGAACCGCCAGGAGATACCCCCG ACTTTGCTAATGGGAATGCGTCCCTTATGCTCTGCCCAGTATGAGAAGATCTTCAACACCACGCGGATTCCAGGGGTCCAAAAAG ACTACATCCGCCACCTCCATGACAGCCAACACGTGGCTGTCTTCCACCGGGGCCGATTCTTCCGCGTGGGGACCCACTCCCGAAACAGCCTGCTTTCCCCGAGGGCCCTGGAGCAGCAGTTTCAGCGAATCCTGGACGATCCCTCACCAGCCTGCCCCCACGAGGAACATCTGGCTGCTCTGACCGCTGCTCCCAG GGGCACGTGGGCCCAGGTGCGAAGGTCCCTGAAGacccaggcagcagaggcccTGGAGGCAGTGGAAGGGGCTGCTTTCTTTGTGTCACTGGACGCTGAGCCCGCGGGGCTCACCAGGGAGGACCCAGCAGCGTCGTTGGATGCCTATGCCCATGCCCTGCTGGCTGGCCGGGGCCATGACCG CTGGTTTGACAAATCCTTCACCCTAATCGTCTTCTCTAACGGGAAGCTGGGCCTCAGCGTGGAGCACTCCTGGGCCGACTGCCCCATCTCAGGACACATGTGGGAG TTCACTCTGGCTACAGAATGCTTTCAGCTGGGCTACTCAACAGACGGCCACTGCAAGGGGCACCTGGACCCCACACTACCCCGGCCCCAGCGGCTGCAATGGGACCTTCCAGACCAG ATCCACTCCTCCATCTCTCTAGCCCTGAGGGGAGCCAAGATCTTGTCTGAAAATGTCGACTGCCATGTCTTTCCATTCTCCCTATTTGGCAAGAGCTTCATCCGACGCTGCCACCTGTCTTCAGACAGCTTCATCCAGATCGCCTTGCAACTGGCCCACTTCCGG GACAGGGGTCAATTCTGCCTGACTTATGAGTCGGCCATGACTCGCTTATTCCTGGAAGGCCGGACGGAGACGGTGCGATCTTGCACGAGGGAGGCCTGCAACTTTGTGAGGGCCATGGAGGACAAAGAGAAGACG GACCCACAGTGCCTTGCCCTGTTTCGCGTGGCAGTGGACAAGCACCAGGCTCTGCTGAAGGCAGCCATGAGCGGGCAGGGAGTCGACCGCCACCTCTTTGCGCTCTACGTCGTGTCCCGATTCCTCCACCTGCAGTCGCCCTTCCTGACCCAG GTCCATTCGGAGCAGTGGCAGCTGTCCACCAGCCAGATCCCTGTCCAGCAAATGCATCTGTTTGACGTCTACAATTACCCGGACTATGTTTCTTCGGGCGGTGGATTCGGGCCT GCTGATGACCATGGTTATGGTGTTTCTTATATCTTCATGGGGGATGACATGATCACCTTCCACATCTCCAGCAAAAAATCAAGCACAAAAACG GATTCCCACAGGCTGGGGCAGCACATTGAGGACGCACTGTTGGATGTGGCCTCCCTGTTCCAGGCGGGACAGCATTTTAAGCGCCGGTTCAGAGGGTCAGGGAAGGAGGACTCCAGGCACAGGTGTGGATTTCTCTCCCGCCAGACTGGGGCCTCCAAGACATCAATGACATCCACCTACTTCTGA
- the CPT1C gene encoding palmitoyl thioesterase CPT1C isoform X27, which produces MLFSYQRSLPRQPVPSVQDTVRKYLESVRPVLSDEDFDWTAVLAQEFLRLQASLLQWYLRLKSWWASNYDFLYVTPTPLQAARAGNAVHALLLYRHRLNRQEIPPTLLMGMRPLCSAQYEKIFNTTRIPGVQKDYIRHLHDSQHVAVFHRGRFFRVGTHSRNSLLSPRALEQQFQRILDDPSPACPHEEHLAALTAAPRGTWAQVRRSLKTQAAEALEAVEGAAFFVSLDAEPAGLTREDPAASLDAYAHALLAGRGHDRWFDKSFTLIVFSNGKLGLSVEHSWADCPISGHMWEFTLATECFQLGYSTDGHCKGHLDPTLPRPQRLQWDLPDQIHSSISLALRGAKILSENVDCHVFPFSLFGKSFIRRCHLSSDSFIQIALQLAHFRDRGQFCLTYESAMTRLFLEGRTETVRSCTREACNFVRAMEDKEKTDPQCLALFRVAVDKHQALLKAAMSGQGVDRHLFALYVVSRFLHLQSPFLTQADDHGYGVSYIFMGDDMITFHISSKKSSTKTDSHRLGQHIEDALLDVASLFQAGQHFKRRFRGSGKEDSRHRCGFLSRQTGASKTSMTSTYF; this is translated from the exons ATGCTGTTCAGTTACCAGCGCTCCCTGCCGCGCCAGCCCGTGCCCTCTGTGCAGGACACCGTGCGCAAG TACCTGGAGTCGGTCCGGCCCGTCCTCTCCGACGAGGACTTCGACTGGACCGCGGTCCTGGCGCAGGAATTCCTGAGGCTGCAGGCGTCGCTGTTGCAGTGGTACCTGAGGCTCAAGTCCTGGTGGGCGTCCAATTAT GACTTCCTGTATGTCACACCCACGCCTCTGCAGGCAGCTCGCGCTGGGAATGCCGTGCACGCCCTCCTCCTGTACCGCCACCGCCTGAACCGCCAGGAGATACCCCCG ACTTTGCTAATGGGAATGCGTCCCTTATGCTCTGCCCAGTATGAGAAGATCTTCAACACCACGCGGATTCCAGGGGTCCAAAAAG ACTACATCCGCCACCTCCATGACAGCCAACACGTGGCTGTCTTCCACCGGGGCCGATTCTTCCGCGTGGGGACCCACTCCCGAAACAGCCTGCTTTCCCCGAGGGCCCTGGAGCAGCAGTTTCAGCGAATCCTGGACGATCCCTCACCAGCCTGCCCCCACGAGGAACATCTGGCTGCTCTGACCGCTGCTCCCAG GGGCACGTGGGCCCAGGTGCGAAGGTCCCTGAAGacccaggcagcagaggcccTGGAGGCAGTGGAAGGGGCTGCTTTCTTTGTGTCACTGGACGCTGAGCCCGCGGGGCTCACCAGGGAGGACCCAGCAGCGTCGTTGGATGCCTATGCCCATGCCCTGCTGGCTGGCCGGGGCCATGACCG CTGGTTTGACAAATCCTTCACCCTAATCGTCTTCTCTAACGGGAAGCTGGGCCTCAGCGTGGAGCACTCCTGGGCCGACTGCCCCATCTCAGGACACATGTGGGAG TTCACTCTGGCTACAGAATGCTTTCAGCTGGGCTACTCAACAGACGGCCACTGCAAGGGGCACCTGGACCCCACACTACCCCGGCCCCAGCGGCTGCAATGGGACCTTCCAGACCAG ATCCACTCCTCCATCTCTCTAGCCCTGAGGGGAGCCAAGATCTTGTCTGAAAATGTCGACTGCCATGTCTTTCCATTCTCCCTATTTGGCAAGAGCTTCATCCGACGCTGCCACCTGTCTTCAGACAGCTTCATCCAGATCGCCTTGCAACTGGCCCACTTCCGG GACAGGGGTCAATTCTGCCTGACTTATGAGTCGGCCATGACTCGCTTATTCCTGGAAGGCCGGACGGAGACGGTGCGATCTTGCACGAGGGAGGCCTGCAACTTTGTGAGGGCCATGGAGGACAAAGAGAAGACG GACCCACAGTGCCTTGCCCTGTTTCGCGTGGCAGTGGACAAGCACCAGGCTCTGCTGAAGGCAGCCATGAGCGGGCAGGGAGTCGACCGCCACCTCTTTGCGCTCTACGTCGTGTCCCGATTCCTCCACCTGCAGTCGCCCTTCCTGACCCAG GCTGATGACCATGGTTATGGTGTTTCTTATATCTTCATGGGGGATGACATGATCACCTTCCACATCTCCAGCAAAAAATCAAGCACAAAAACG GATTCCCACAGGCTGGGGCAGCACATTGAGGACGCACTGTTGGATGTGGCCTCCCTGTTCCAGGCGGGACAGCATTTTAAGCGCCGGTTCAGAGGGTCAGGGAAGGAGGACTCCAGGCACAGGTGTGGATTTCTCTCCCGCCAGACTGGGGCCTCCAAGACATCAATGACATCCACCTACTTCTGA